From one Caldichromatium japonicum genomic stretch:
- a CDS encoding helix-turn-helix domain-containing protein: MQLTHKIALCPTPEQAVYFTCACGTGRCVWNWALAEWKWQDSWFDRFAYCGSQVRRHSG, from the coding sequence ATGCAACTGACCCACAAAATCGCCCTTTGTCCGACGCCTGAGCAGGCGGTTTACTTCACCTGCGCCTGCGGTACGGGGCGGTGTGTCTGGAATTGGGCGCTTGCCGAGTGGAAATGGCAAGATTCTTGGTTCGACCGTTTCGCGTACTGCGGATCGCAGGTTCGTCGCCATTCAGGTTGA
- a CDS encoding zinc ribbon domain-containing protein, translating into MVLADRWDPSSRLCSVCGWENEMLALKDREWTCPQCGTRHDRDINAALNLKRLATATALPVASPSGNGGATAERVSAVVGKVTPVRDECAPHSGQEENSAPVCALS; encoded by the coding sequence TTGGTTTTAGCTGATCGCTGGGATCCGAGCAGCCGCCTGTGTTCGGTCTGTGGTTGGGAGAATGAGATGTTGGCGTTGAAGGATCGGGAATGGACGTGTCCTCAATGCGGCACGCGCCATGATCGGGACATCAATGCCGCGCTCAATCTCAAACGGCTGGCAACCGCAACTGCCCTACCCGTGGCGAGTCCGTCCGGTAACGGCGGCGCTACAGCAGAGAGGGTCTCTGCCGTAGTCGGGAAAGTCACACCTGTCAGAGACGAATGCGCTCCGCATTCGGGGCAGGAAGAGAACAGTGCGCCTGTTTGCGCACTTTCTTGA
- a CDS encoding type 1 glutamine amidotransferase: MQGINRRTLVCLQHVPFEGPGVIADWSRQRGHRLIPVNLFAQKELPAPTELDVLVVMGGPMGVDDESAYSWLKAEKRLIADCIHAGKQVIGVCLGAQLIAQVLGARVYRHRHAEIGWFPIGLTDRARAHPLMAGLPAEILAFHWHNDTFDLPHGALHLAHSAACERQAFLYDGRVLGLQCHLEITPQGLWDLISHDADSLQPGPFVQTADQMLAIGADGFAQIHRTLFDLLDRL, from the coding sequence ATGCAGGGGATTAACCGCCGAACGCTGGTCTGTTTGCAACATGTCCCTTTTGAGGGACCGGGCGTCATCGCCGACTGGTCGCGCCAGCGCGGCCATCGCCTTATCCCTGTAAATCTCTTCGCCCAGAAGGAGCTGCCTGCCCCCACTGAACTGGATGTGCTGGTGGTGATGGGCGGGCCGATGGGCGTCGATGATGAATCGGCCTATTCTTGGTTGAAGGCCGAAAAGCGCTTGATCGCCGACTGTATCCACGCCGGCAAGCAGGTCATTGGGGTCTGTCTCGGCGCACAGCTCATCGCCCAGGTCTTGGGGGCACGCGTCTATCGCCATCGCCATGCTGAGATCGGTTGGTTTCCGATCGGTTTGACGGATAGGGCCAGGGCACATCCGTTAATGGCTGGGCTACCTGCAGAGATCCTCGCCTTCCACTGGCACAATGACACCTTCGATTTGCCGCATGGTGCCCTCCATCTGGCCCACAGCGCTGCCTGTGAACGCCAGGCATTTCTCTATGATGGGCGCGTGCTGGGTCTGCAATGTCACCTCGAGATCACGCCCCAGGGCCTGTGGGATCTGATCAGTCATGACGCCGACTCACTGCAACCCGGCCCCTTTGTCCAAACCGCTGATCAGATGTTGGCAATAGGTGCGGATGGGTTTGCCCAGATCCATCGCACCCTCTTTGATCTTTTGGATCGTCTCTGA
- a CDS encoding GAF domain-containing protein → MSDPYLLLAECEREQLHRLQAIQPWGCLLGGQPGSPIIRFASANLAEWTGWAPESVLGRSIAELLPGLMPCDESSPLAETAESWTQGGADKRFYADLLTGPRGTLDALMSCSGETWLIEFEACLSADQRIAAYRPVPHRLYRMPYTDDDWAGHCQYLADEIRAALGFERVMIYRFREDGCGEVITESLESGLPPYLGLRYPASDIPQIARKLYQLNSHRQIPDIHAASVPILSLEAGEVADLSLSDLRAVSPVHLEYLNNMGVTASISFSILIKDELWGLVACHHSQPRYLPLPVRLRCADIAQVFALAVVGYQSTRRLLDLSESDQEIMTLLSALRFVDAQNGSDLLVFHDIGQAQLNEPALGQALLSLVRATGAALIDDSMIVTFGQTPDAADIRALIDWIKAEAKEPIFATDRLPQLFPDALAFAQQASGMLAIRVYHEHGDRWFVWWRPEQPQTVCWAGDPRKSTLFDEQRQVLSPRSSFERWIETSARQSEPWSDADLLRAKKFRRLVLHDVNAKILGR, encoded by the coding sequence ATGAGCGACCCTTATCTCTTACTCGCTGAATGTGAACGCGAGCAATTGCATCGCCTCCAGGCGATCCAACCTTGGGGTTGCCTGCTCGGCGGACAGCCAGGCAGTCCGATCATCCGCTTTGCCAGCGCCAATCTCGCCGAATGGACGGGCTGGGCTCCGGAGTCGGTGCTGGGAAGGTCCATTGCTGAGCTCCTGCCCGGCTTGATGCCATGCGATGAGTCGAGTCCCCTGGCAGAGACGGCTGAGTCCTGGACACAAGGGGGGGCAGACAAAAGGTTTTATGCCGATCTTCTGACTGGCCCGCGCGGGACACTGGACGCCCTGATGTCTTGCAGCGGAGAGACCTGGTTGATTGAGTTCGAGGCTTGCCTATCTGCGGATCAGCGCATTGCAGCCTACCGCCCAGTGCCGCATCGCTTGTATCGCATGCCTTATACCGACGATGATTGGGCTGGCCATTGCCAGTATCTGGCCGATGAGATCCGTGCCGCGCTAGGCTTTGAACGGGTCATGATCTACCGCTTTCGCGAGGATGGCTGCGGCGAGGTGATCACCGAAAGCCTAGAGTCAGGGCTTCCCCCTTATCTCGGCCTGCGCTATCCGGCCTCGGATATCCCGCAGATTGCGCGCAAGCTCTATCAGCTTAACTCGCACCGCCAGATCCCCGATATCCACGCCGCCTCGGTACCGATCTTGAGCCTTGAGGCAGGGGAGGTCGCGGATCTATCGCTCTCCGATCTGCGCGCTGTATCGCCGGTGCATCTCGAATATCTCAACAACATGGGGGTGACGGCCTCCATCTCGTTCTCGATCCTGATCAAGGACGAGTTGTGGGGCTTGGTTGCCTGCCACCACTCGCAGCCGCGTTATCTGCCCTTGCCGGTCCGCCTGCGTTGTGCCGACATAGCCCAGGTCTTCGCCCTAGCGGTCGTGGGTTATCAGAGCACGCGCCGCCTCTTGGATTTGAGCGAGAGCGATCAAGAGATCATGACTTTGCTCTCGGCCTTGCGCTTCGTGGATGCGCAGAATGGGTCCGATCTGCTCGTATTTCATGACATCGGCCAGGCGCAACTCAATGAGCCGGCCCTGGGTCAGGCCCTCTTGTCGCTGGTACGCGCCACGGGCGCCGCACTGATCGACGACTCGATGATTGTGACCTTTGGTCAGACGCCGGATGCTGCCGACATCCGGGCGCTGATCGACTGGATCAAGGCGGAGGCCAAGGAACCGATCTTTGCCACCGACCGCCTGCCCCAGCTCTTCCCCGATGCCCTTGCCTTTGCCCAGCAGGCCAGCGGCATGCTGGCGATTCGGGTCTATCACGAGCATGGCGACCGTTGGTTTGTCTGGTGGCGTCCTGAACAGCCACAGACCGTCTGTTGGGCCGGGGACCCGCGCAAGAGCACCCTCTTCGATGAACAGCGTCAAGTGCTCTCGCCGCGTTCGTCCTTTGAGCGCTGGATCGAGACCAGCGCCCGGCAGTCCGAGCCCTGGAGCGATGCCGATCTATTGCGTGCCAAGAAGTTCAGGAGGCTGGTGTTGCATGACGTCAATGCCAAGATCCTGGGGCGTTGA